CGCCAATGTACTCGAGGGCGCGGGCCGGCCCTCGGCTGAAACCTTGCTACATCTCACAGTCGCGCGCCTCCGTGGCGCCGGCGCCGTGTTGCACACCCATTCGGTTTGGAGCAATATTCTTTCCGGCGCGACCGAGCATGGCCTGAGCATTGAGGGGTACGAAATGCTCAAAGGGCTTGAAGGAGTTTCGACGCACGAGCATCGCGAGTGGCTGCCGATAATCGACAACTCGCAGGATATGGCTCAACTCGCGAGATCGGTCGAAACCACATTGAACGAGCATCCGCACGCGCACGGTTTCCTGTTGCGCCGGCACGGACTCTACACCTGGGGCGCGGACATAGCGGAAGCGAAGCGCCACGTTGAGATTCTGGAGTTCTTATTGGAAGTGTTAGGGCGAACCTACAGCACCTCGAGATGAGCGCGAAGTTCGGAGGAAGAAGTAATGGCCATCGTCACAATCACCGGCGAGAATCGCACGCTGCGAGATCGAGAAGCTATCACCGGCTACCTGGCAAGCATCGGAATCGAATACGAGCGATGGGACTCGTCGCGCGATATTTCTTCCAATGCGCCTGCGGACGAGATCCTTGGCGCTTACTCTGACGAGATTGAAGAGCTCAAAGCCCGGGGAGGCTACGTCACCGCGGACGTGATCGACGTGAACCCGCAGACGCCCGGACTGGAAGCGATGCTGGCAAAGTTCAATCGCGAGCACTGGCACGACGAAGACGAGGTTCGCTTCATCATTCACGGCCGCGGGGTGTTTCACATCCATCCGCCTGACGGCGCGGTCGTGGCCATCGAGGTCGAAGCCGGCGATTTGATCCGCGTCCCGCGAGGCACCTGGCATTGGTTCAACCTGTGCGAGACCCGCGAGATCAGAGCGATCCGCTTGTTCCAGGACCCGGCGGGCTGGGCCCCTAACTACACCGAGAGCGGAGTGGATGCCGGGTATGAGCCGATGTGTTTCGGACCTTCGCATGTCCCGTCGCAAAGTGCAATCAACTAGGGGTATCCGCGCAAATCAGTCGAATCAGTGTCATCCGTGGTCTATGCGTCACCGGCAATACGAATCTCACGAACAAATCGACCACGGACGACGCGGGTTTGGACGCGGGTTTGACGGATTCGCACCGATCAAGAGATGACTATGCCGACTCCTTTCGAGAACGCGCAGTTGAATCTTCAGCTCTTCGAGCTGCGCCGCGAGCCGGTGCTTCGGCAGGCGCGCGACTGGTTCCTGCGCGAATTCAACCCGGAGAGCTTCACCGAACTCGTCACGATCGTGAGCGGCGAGCGAAACGCGTTCTTCCGCATGGTGATTGGTTATTGGGACATGGCAGCCTCGCTGGTGACAACCGGCGCCATTGATGGCGACGCGTTCCGCGCGGCGCACGGGGAGATATTTGCAACCTTCAGCAAGATTCAACCCTATCTGGCCGAGCTACGCGCCGCGAGTGGAGAACCCGATATCTGTAAGCACATGGAAGCTGTCATCTTTGCCGACCCTACTGCGGAGGCAATCCTCGCACGCCGCCGCGAAGCGCTGCGCGACGCCGCTGCAAAGGCGCGTGGATCAAAAAGCCCGCGGTTGGCAAACGCATAGGACGCTGCAGCCGGCGAGAACCGCGGCGCGTCTAGCTGATTTGAGAGTAGCGCCGGCGGCTTGCGGAAGGAGCCGCAGGCCGTAGCTTCAGTTCTCGACTCTTATCGTGACGTCGCCTTTCACAAAACCCGTCAAAGTCCTTCTTCTCGACATCGAGGGCACAACCACTCCGATTGATTTCGTTTACAAAATACTTTTCCCCTACGCGCGAAAAAATGTGAAGCCTTATCTTGCGGCCCATCGATCGTCGCCCGAAGTGCAGCCGGACATTCGCGCCTTGCTCGAGGAAAACGCGGAAGACGCCAGGTGTGAGCTTGATCCGCCGCTGTTGAAGGGACCTGCTGAACACGTCCCGGTCGATCGGGTCGCCGCATATGTGCAATGGCTGATGGATCGCGATAGAAAGTCGACGCCGTTGAAATCACTTCAAGGAAAACTTTGGGAAGAAGGATATGGAAACGGCGAGCTGCGCAGTCAGATCTTCGAAGACGTGACGCGCGCATTCAAGCGGTGGCGCGAGCAGAACAAAGAGATTTGCATTTACTCGTCGGGCAGCGTGCTTGCGCAAAGGCTGTTGTTCGCGAACACCGAAGCGGGCGACCTCACTTCGTTCATCAGCGGCTACTTCGACACTAACATCGGTGCAAAGCAAGACCCGGAGAGCTACCGCCGCATTGCAAACTCGCTCGAGCGGCTGCCGGACGAAATAGTTTTTGTGTCTGATGTGACCGCTGAGTTGGACGCCGCCGCGTCCGCTGGTTTCGAAACGTTGCTATGCGTGCGGCCGGGAAATCCTATTCAAGGACCATCGCCCAGCCACGCGGTGATTCACAGTTTTGACGAAATATCGCCGAATTGACTCGAATGGCTATGACACCAGTGACGTGCTAGATTTCACATTGAGTAAATCGTCACCCAAACTGATTTTTTGGTCCTTTCAAAACTGATGAAGAGATTACCTCCAAAGCTCAAAGAGTTCTGCCAGAAACAGGAGCTGTTGCGCCTTGCTTACATTGACCGTGGCCAGCCGCGAGTAGTTCCGGTGTGGTTTGTAGTCATCGGGCGCGACTACTACGCCGGCACCTACGCCAACAGTCCGAAGTGGAAGGCCCTCAAACGCAAAGCGCGCGTCGCGTGGGTAATCGACGGTGGGAAGCAAGGCAAGTATAAAGGCGTTTCGATGTTTGGCGCTGCCGAAGAGGTAACCGATAAAAAGCTGCGAGCCAGGATCTACCGTGCGTTGGGCGAGAAATACTTCGCTTCGGCCGTTCATCCGAAACACATCGAGATATGGGGCGAGGCCGATGATCCCTCGCCGGCTTACATGCGGCTGAAGGCTGAAGACGGATTCTGGTGGGAGTACTGAGATGACTTCGCTGAACGACATTCAGTGGGACGCG
This window of the Acidobacteriota bacterium genome carries:
- the mtnB gene encoding methylthioribulose 1-phosphate dehydratase produces the protein MAVSLARLGPHFHSRGWVLGTSGNFSAVVSRDPLRLAITSSSVDKGELTADHILQIDGDANVLEGAGRPSAETLLHLTVARLRGAGAVLHTHSVWSNILSGATEHGLSIEGYEMLKGLEGVSTHEHREWLPIIDNSQDMAQLARSVETTLNEHPHAHGFLLRRHGLYTWGADIAEAKRHVEILEFLLEVLGRTYSTSR
- a CDS encoding cupin domain-containing protein — its product is MAIVTITGENRTLRDREAITGYLASIGIEYERWDSSRDISSNAPADEILGAYSDEIEELKARGGYVTADVIDVNPQTPGLEAMLAKFNREHWHDEDEVRFIIHGRGVFHIHPPDGAVVAIEVEAGDLIRVPRGTWHWFNLCETREIRAIRLFQDPAGWAPNYTESGVDAGYEPMCFGPSHVPSQSAIN
- the mtnC gene encoding acireductone synthase, coding for MTSPFTKPVKVLLLDIEGTTTPIDFVYKILFPYARKNVKPYLAAHRSSPEVQPDIRALLEENAEDARCELDPPLLKGPAEHVPVDRVAAYVQWLMDRDRKSTPLKSLQGKLWEEGYGNGELRSQIFEDVTRAFKRWREQNKEICIYSSGSVLAQRLLFANTEAGDLTSFISGYFDTNIGAKQDPESYRRIANSLERLPDEIVFVSDVTAELDAAASAGFETLLCVRPGNPIQGPSPSHAVIHSFDEISPN
- a CDS encoding pyridoxamine 5'-phosphate oxidase family protein — its product is MKRLPPKLKEFCQKQELLRLAYIDRGQPRVVPVWFVVIGRDYYAGTYANSPKWKALKRKARVAWVIDGGKQGKYKGVSMFGAAEEVTDKKLRARIYRALGEKYFASAVHPKHIEIWGEADDPSPAYMRLKAEDGFWWEY